Proteins co-encoded in one Pelobates fuscus isolate aPelFus1 chromosome 5, aPelFus1.pri, whole genome shotgun sequence genomic window:
- the LOC134612303 gene encoding olfactory receptor 11L1-like, which produces MSVRNESRVTEIILLGFGNLYGFKILIFIIFLNIFLFTVTGNLLIIVLVSISRHLHSPMYFFLCHLSLSDIVLITNTLPILLDTILHGGKGMTILGCITQFYFFCGITLTECFLLAVMSYDRYLAICVPLRYVTIMDFTLRTCLSVLPWMLGFTSNLLGIIPVSNFQFCDGNIIDHIYCDFSPLQKLSCSDTSQVEFIAFLFSTPFFICPCGFITVTYIHIFLMILRIPSTTGRQKAFSTCSSHLLVVGAFYGTLIIKYMIPSIGHLLLLNKIISLLHTVFTPLFNPLVYSLRNQDIRLALRKISER; this is translated from the coding sequence ATGAGTGTGAGAAATGAATCGAGAGTCACAGAAATCATACTACTAGGATTTGGAAATCTTTATGGCTTCAAAATTTTGATTTTCATCATTTTCCTTAACATTTTCTTGTTCACAGTAACTGGAAATCTTCTGATCATTGTGTTAGTTTCAATCAGCCGTCACCTTCATTCTCCCATGTACTTCTTCCTTTGTCATTTATCACTGTCTGATATTGTTCTCATAACGAACACTCTCCCCATCCTGCTGGATACAATCTTACACGGTGGGAAAGGAATGACAATTCTTGGCTGTATAActcaattctattttttttgtggCATAACTCTTACAGAATGTTTCCTGCTTGCAGTGATGTCCTATGATCGATACCTGGCTATATGTGTCCCATTGCGTTACGTCACTATCATGGATTTCACACTgcgtacctgtctgtctgtcttaccCTGGATGTTAGGATTTACCTCGAACCTATTAGGTATCATACCGGTATCTAACTTTCAGTTCTGTGATGGAAACATCATTGACCATATATATTGTGACTTTTCCCCTCTCCAAAAACTTTCATGTTCAGACACGTCTCAGGTGGAATTTATAGCCTTTTTATTTTCTActcctttttttatttgtccttgTGGTTTTATCACAGTGACGTATATTCATATCTTCCTCATGATACTTAGGATCCCTTCCACAACCGGAAGACAGAAAGCTTTTTCTACCTGCAGTTCCCACCTTCTTGTGGTTGGTGCCTTCTATGGGACTTTGATAATAAAGTACATGATACCATCCATAGGTCatttattgcttttaaataagATTATATCATTGCTGCATACTGTGTTTACCCCCCTATTTAACCCTTTAGTATACAGTCTAAGAAACCAAGACATCAGATTAGCACTAAGAAAGATTTCTGAACGTTAG
- the LOC134612304 gene encoding olfactory receptor 11L1-like: MSVRNESRVTEIILLGFGNLYGFKILIFIIFLNIFLFTVSGNLLIIVLVSISRHLHSPMYFFLCHLSLSDIVLITNTLPILLDTILNGGKGMTILGCITQFYFFCGITLTECFLLTVMSYDRYLAICVPLRYVTIMDFTLRTCLSVLPWMLGFTSNLLGIIPVSNFQFCDGNIIDHIYCDFSPLQKLSCSDTSLVEFIAFLFSTPFFICPCGFITVTYIYILLMILRIPSTTGRQKAFSTCSSHLLVVGAFYGTLIIKYMIPSIGHLLLLNKIMSLLHTVFTPLFNPLVYSLRNQDIRLALRKISER; encoded by the coding sequence ATGAGTGTGAGAAATGAATCGAGAGTCACAGAAATCATACTTCTAGGATTTGGAAATCTTTATGGCTTCAAAATTTTGATTTTCATCATTTTCCTTAACATTTTCTTGTTCACAGTAAGTGGAAATCTTCTGATCATTGTGTTAGTTTCCATCAGCCGTCACCTTCATTCTCCCATGTACTTCTTCCTTTGTCATTTATCACTGTCTGATATTGTTCTCATAACGAACACTCTCCCCATCCTGCTGGATACAATCTTAAACGGTGGGAAAGGAATGACAATTCTTGGCTGTATAActcaattctattttttttgtggCATAACTCTTACAGAATGTTTCCTGCTCACAGTGATGTCCTATGATCGATACCTGGCTATATGTGTCCCATTGCGTTACGTCACTATTATGGATTTCACACTgcgtacctgtctgtctgtcttaccCTGGATGTTAGGATTTACCTCGAACCTATTAGGTATCATACCGGTATCTAACTTTCAGTTCTGTGATGGAAACATCATTGATCATATATATTGTGACTTTTCCCCTCTCCAAAAACTTTCATGTTCAGACACGTCTCTGGTGGAATTTATAGCCTTTTTATTTTCTActcctttttttatttgtccttgTGGTTTTATCACAGTGACGTATATTTATATCCTCCTTATGATACTTAGGATCCCTTCTACAACCGGAAGACAGAAAGCTTTTTCAACCTGCAGTTCCCACCTTCTTGTGGTTGGTGCCTTCTATGGGACTTTGATAATAAAGTACATGATACCATCTATAGGTCatttattgcttttaaataagATTATGTCATTGCTGCATACTGTGTTTACCCCCCTATTTAACCCTTTAGTATACAGTCTAAGAAACCAAGACATCAGATTAGCACTAAGAAAGATTTCTGAACGTTAG